The following proteins are encoded in a genomic region of Nicotiana sylvestris chromosome 4, ASM39365v2, whole genome shotgun sequence:
- the LOC104246052 gene encoding histone H3.2 translates to MARTKQTARKSTGGKAPRKQLATKAARKSAPATGGVKKPHRFRPGTVALREIRKYQKSTELLIRKLPFQRLVREIAQDFKTDLRFQSSAVAALQEAAEAYLVGLFEDTNLCAIHAKRVTIMPKDIQLARRIRGERA, encoded by the coding sequence atgGCAAGAACAAAACAAACAGCACGTAAATCCACTGGAGGAAAGGCACCCAGGAAGCAACTAGCAACAAAAGCTGCCAGAAAATCAGCTCCGGCAACCGGTGGAGTTAAGAAGCCCCACCGTTTCCGTCCAGGTACGGTGGCACTTCGAGAGATCCGTAAGTATCAGAAGAGCACTGAACTTCTGATCCGTAAACTCCCATTTCAGAGACTGGTAAGAGAAATAGCACAAGATTTTAAGACTGATTTGAGGTTCCAGAGCAGTGCCGTAGCGGCGCTTCAGGAAGCGGCAGAGGCGTACCTGGTGGGTTTGTTTGAGGATACCAACTTGTGTGCTATCCATGCTAAGAGGGTTACTATTATGCCTAAGGATATTCAGTTGGCTAGGCGGATTAGGGGTGAAAGGGCTTAG